From one Hyphomicrobiales bacterium genomic stretch:
- the leuD gene encoding 3-isopropylmalate dehydratase small subunit, producing MQKFTTLTGVAAPLEMINVDTDMIIPKQYLKTIKRTGLGGALFSEMRYDADGAEVAGFVLNQPAYRKAEILVTGENFGCGSSREHAPWALLDFGIRCIIAPSFADIFFNNCFKNGILPIKLPQSDVDKLMDDARRGANATITVDLEAQEIRGPDGGIIRFDVDPFRKHCLLNGLDDIGLTLQKADRIASFEEKARLARPWA from the coding sequence ATGCAGAAGTTCACGACGTTGACAGGCGTTGCCGCCCCGCTCGAGATGATCAACGTCGACACCGACATGATCATCCCCAAGCAGTATCTGAAGACCATCAAGCGCACCGGCCTCGGCGGCGCCCTTTTTTCCGAGATGCGCTATGATGCCGATGGCGCCGAGGTCGCGGGTTTCGTGCTGAACCAGCCGGCCTATCGCAAGGCCGAAATCCTGGTGACGGGCGAGAACTTCGGCTGCGGCTCCAGTCGCGAGCACGCCCCCTGGGCGCTCCTCGACTTCGGCATCCGCTGCATCATCGCGCCCTCGTTCGCCGACATCTTCTTCAACAACTGCTTCAAGAACGGCATCCTGCCGATCAAGCTGCCGCAATCCGACGTCGACAAGCTGATGGACGATGCCCGGCGCGGTGCCAATGCGACCATCACGGTGGACCTCGAGGCCCAGGAAATTCGCGGACCCGACGGCGGCATTATCCGCTTCGACGTCGATCCCTTCCGCAAGCATTGCCTTCTCAACGGCCTGGACGACATCGGTCTCACCCTTCAGAAGGCCGATCGCATCGCCAGCTTCGAGGAAAAGGCCCGCCTTG